A single Micromonospora luteifusca DNA region contains:
- a CDS encoding GlxA family transcriptional regulator codes for MTRVVFLLVPQLHLLDLAGPAQVFSSAADLGYDYRLHYVAEREQVPTVQGVPLVADVRWPELTPDDLVLVPGWRPAAHGPEGPVSPGDLRRLAEHHAAGGTVASVCAGAYALGRAGLLDGRRCTTHHEVQDDLARRHPAARVTRDVLYVVDDRVVTSAGIASGIDVALHLVATRHGPAIAAKIAHTLVVYARRNGHEQQASAMMRHRSHLSDSVHRVQDLIDSRYAEPLPLAELAAAGGVAERTLTRLFRAATGLTPLGYQQLLRVERAEHLIGHGTTVEAAARTVGFTDARMLRRLRSRSTGSAPAPSGSSRPGSGTPPAASRAA; via the coding sequence ATGACCCGGGTCGTCTTCCTGCTGGTCCCGCAGTTGCACCTGCTGGACCTCGCCGGGCCGGCCCAGGTCTTCTCCAGCGCCGCCGACCTGGGGTACGACTATCGGCTGCACTACGTCGCCGAGCGGGAGCAGGTGCCCACCGTGCAGGGCGTACCGCTGGTCGCCGACGTCCGGTGGCCCGAGTTGACCCCGGACGACCTGGTGCTCGTGCCCGGTTGGCGGCCGGCGGCGCACGGGCCGGAGGGGCCGGTGTCACCCGGCGACCTGCGGCGGCTTGCCGAGCACCACGCGGCCGGCGGCACGGTGGCCAGTGTCTGCGCCGGGGCGTACGCCCTCGGGCGGGCCGGGCTGCTCGACGGCCGACGCTGCACCACCCACCACGAGGTGCAGGACGACCTGGCCCGCCGTCACCCGGCGGCGCGGGTCACCCGGGATGTGCTGTACGTGGTCGACGACCGGGTGGTCACCTCGGCCGGCATCGCCAGTGGCATCGACGTGGCGCTGCACCTGGTGGCTACCCGGCACGGCCCGGCGATCGCCGCAAAGATCGCCCACACCCTGGTCGTCTACGCCCGCCGCAACGGGCACGAGCAGCAGGCCAGCGCGATGATGCGGCACCGCTCCCACCTGTCTGATTCGGTGCACCGGGTGCAGGATCTGATCGACAGTCGGTACGCGGAGCCGCTGCCACTGGCCGAGCTGGCCGCCGCCGGCGGCGTGGCCGAACGGACGCTGACCCGGCTGTTCCGCGCGGCGACCGGGCTCACCCCGCTCGGCTACCAGCAACTGCTGCGGGTGGAGCGTGCCGAGCACCTGATCGGGCACGGCACGACCGTGGAAGCCGCCGCGCGGACCGTCGGCTTCACCGATGCCCGGATGCTGCGCCGCCTGCGATCCCGCTCCACGGGGTCGGCTCCGGCCCCGAGCGGTAGTAGTCGTCCCGGGAGTGGAACTCCACCGGCAGCGAGCCGGGCAGCGTGA
- a CDS encoding isochorismatase family protein — protein sequence MNRAALVVIDVQESFRQRPIWAYGSNPDLVRQVDRLVAAARERGDLVVWVLHSEPGTGGLFDPALGHVRLIEGLVPAAGEPTLVKTAHNAFTTTNLQQLLTQAGVHDITVCGIRTEQCVETTTRVGSDLGYRMTFVTDATLTFPIPHWDLPETAAVEEILADPRTLTNEEIVTRTEYALSGRFATIRTVDEVTGASLAGTRS from the coding sequence ATGAACAGAGCAGCACTCGTCGTGATCGACGTTCAGGAGTCCTTCCGTCAGCGCCCGATCTGGGCGTACGGTTCCAACCCCGACCTGGTCCGTCAGGTCGATCGACTGGTCGCCGCTGCCCGGGAGCGCGGCGACCTGGTGGTCTGGGTCCTGCACTCCGAGCCGGGCACGGGCGGATTGTTCGACCCCGCACTCGGGCACGTGCGGCTGATCGAGGGGCTGGTGCCGGCCGCGGGGGAGCCGACGCTGGTCAAGACCGCGCACAACGCGTTCACCACCACGAATCTCCAGCAGTTGCTCACCCAGGCCGGCGTGCACGACATCACCGTCTGCGGCATCCGCACCGAGCAGTGCGTGGAGACCACCACCCGGGTCGGCTCGGACCTCGGCTACCGGATGACCTTCGTCACCGACGCCACACTGACCTTCCCCATCCCGCACTGGGATCTGCCGGAGACCGCGGCGGTCGAGGAGATCCTCGCCGACCCCCGCACCCTGACCAACGAGGAGATCGTCACCCGCACCGAGTACGCGTTGTCCGGCCGCTTCGCGACCATCCGCACCGTGGACGAGGTGACCGGCGCGTCCCTCGCCGGCACCCGGAGCTGA